CCAGCGACACCCGTATCGACCCCAGCTTCTGCACGTGGACTTCTTCGAGATTCGCGCGGACGTGAAGATCCGCGTGCAGGTGCCGGTCCACCTCGTGGAGACGCCAGCCGGCGTTGAGATGGGCGGCATGTTGCAGTTCCTCCGGCACGAACTCGAAGTCGAGTGTCTGCCGAACGAGATCCCATCCGGATTCGAAGTCGACGTCTCGGCCCTCGAAATCGGCGACTCGCTTCACGTCTCGGACGTGGATGCGGGCGGGGTCGCGATCCTCGAAGATGAGGCGGTCACGATCTGCACGGTCGTGCCGCCGGCCCTTGAGGAAGAAGAGGAAGTGGACGAGGAACTGGACGAGGAAGTGGAAGGCGAAGGGGAGGAGGCCGAGGCCGCGGGCGACGAACCGGAGGAGGACTGAGCCGGACGGCGGGATCCGGTCTGCGCCGGCACCGTGCGTCTGCTTCTCGCGCTGGGAAACCCCGGCGCGAAGTACCGGGATACGCGGCACAACATCGGTTGGTGGCTCGCGGATCGCCTGGCGCTCCGGTGGGGCGGCGGACCGTTTCGCGCGGCCGGCGCCACGGCCTGGACGACGGGAGCGGGACGGCCCGGAGTCGAGATCCACAAGCCGCTGACGTACATGAACCGGAGCGGCG
This Candidatus Palauibacter polyketidifaciens DNA region includes the following protein-coding sequences:
- a CDS encoding 50S ribosomal protein L25/general stress protein Ctc gives rise to the protein MTNESVRLTARARTTSGKGAARQLRRSGELPAVVYGRRDETESLALDTHELTRLLSRIHAATTVIDLEIDGSKPRPVLIREIQRHPYRPQLLHVDFFEIRADVKIRVQVPVHLVETPAGVEMGGMLQFLRHELEVECLPNEIPSGFEVDVSALEIGDSLHVSDVDAGGVAILEDEAVTICTVVPPALEEEEEVDEELDEEVEGEGEEAEAAGDEPEED